TGAAGATGGGCAAGCCGTTTATGACTGTGCTCAAGGAGATTAAATCCGATTATGATAGACACTTGCGGTTTGTTTGTGGTGGCCTACGCAGTGTTGCCAGAGCTACAAGTGATGCGCAGTCTGCAAAGTGGGATATCCTAGCTGAGATGTTCCAAACAGGCTGTCGAGACGAAAGGCCAGGTTACGCTTAAGCCACAATGTTGAGATTGGATATGAATATAATGATACCCCTTGTGAACAACCTATTCTTTTAAACGCCCAGTGAAATGAACTACCATTCATTCTTGAGCTTATCCGCAAAGAACTGCATCAAAGGCAACACCTCATCCCTGTTCATTGGCATGCTCACCTCACGTCTCTTCCACTGCACGACCTTGACATCGTCAAACTCTCGCTTCACAGCATCGACAGCGTCTTCGTCAAGTTGGCATACCAGTACGCTTgtgctgctcttgctgcGATTTGTGACTGTAGACACCATAGATTGCGGTAAAGGTCCGCCGAGAGATATAGCACccttgaacttcttgttACCTGGCGATGTGCTCTCGCCCTCGGAAACATCAGTGACTCGAGGAGTCTTGTTCAAAGAGGTTGCAAGACCAAGAGCGAGTGAACCACCCTGCCCAAACCCaaagaaaataatatctCTCATCTCCCACCCGCATTTCTCAATAAGAAGTTCCCCGATCAACTTCTCCATGATCAATCTCCTAGCCTTCTCGAAACCAGAATCATCCGCAATGTCTCCCGTGCTGGGATCAACAGTGAGATCGTCACCCCAATGATACCCCGGTCTATCACCACCGAGAAGCGCAGCTGGCAGAACAGATGTGCCGCGTACAGAAATGGCGAGAACGCCGGGAAGATTGAGGTTCTTGGCGAAGGAGGCGAAGGGAACATCGTGGTCACCTAGACCGTGGAAGAGAATGAGGAATGTGGTGGTTGATTCTGGTGGTGAGGGGAAGTGAAGAGTGTGAGGGAGGGTGCTTGATAGAGGGGAGAAGTCATCTTCAGTGGGGATTCGAGGAGGCATTTTTGTTGTGAGGAGTTGAAGTATAATGAAGTTGATGGTTGTGATGTTGAAGTTTATGTACTCAGTCGGACAAGAAACCTTCAGGCCTTGGATCAGGTGTCAAAAATAACTAATCAAAAAATCTACTAAGATTATGGTAGACTCGCCCAAGTTTCAGCTGTACTTACCTAATCTTTTTTGTCGTTCAGTGTCCAAGTCTCGAGTTTCATGTTTCATCACCGCTTGTAATTATCTCTCTCCACAACCCCCACATTTGACGACATACCACAGCACGACAAACGCGAATACCAACAGACAAGTCAAGAATTCCGAATACAAGCAAATAACATAACAAAATTTTTCGCTATTGTATGGTACTTTGCTGCGCATCCACCTCGAACAATGCTAGAACACTACGAGCTCGGCTCCAGTGCACTTCTTTGCCAATTTCGCGGGAGTCGAGTTCCCATCTGAGACTTCCATGCCCTGTAGTCGAATCGCATAGTCCTCCAAGCCTGTTGATCGCCAGCATCTATGAATACCAATCCCGCAACTTCTCTCGGCTCTCCACCATCTATGAACTGTATCAAACATGGCGCAAGAATGTATGCGCTGGTTTGGTACCACCCGAGCTTGTATTCCTCTTCAGCAGATTGCACTTGAACCGCCCGCCCCAAAACCCCCGACCCAGGTTGACCTTCGATGAGTGACGTGTAACGACCCCGTGGTGCAAGTGAGTATCCAAGGACTTTGGCGTCTCGTAGCTTGGGGGGTTCTGAGGCTTCAAGGACCACTTGGAGCACGGCCGGGTTCCTGAGACCATCATAGAAGAAGTAATAGACGGGCTTGTAGTGATATGGGCATGGATCAGGAGGATTCGAATTTGAATGGGCATATAAGACACAGCCTTCAGGAGCAGGTTCATCTTTATCCAAAGATTCTTTCGGCTCAAATCCGGTTGGGGTTGTTTTGGGTGGAactggaggaagaggaggaaaaggaggcggaggaggcggcggtTTGCGCCCTTTGGCTCCAGGCATGATGATCGATAGAAGGGAAGTTTGAATGACGATCGAGAATTTGAAATTTATAGCGACAATAAGACAAAGTGTGCCAGCTGGTCTTTGTTGGGAGATGATGCTCCAGCGCTGGATTTTGAAGTTGGTACCGTTAGAAAGGTATTTGTGCAGGCAGTGTCAAACGCTGTTGACGGAAGCTTGCAGTGCTGAGCAGAACTGTACCTTCAACCACCCTGCCTTCCATCGTCCATAACTTGGTGGTAGGTTACTACCTAGCACCATGAGTGTTTCCACTGGTaagtaggtaggtaggtactAATGGGTTAATCGGGTTCAATACCTACCAATTCCACGTCACATCAAGACGTTATTTACTCGAGTTACACAGAGATCAGGGAGAAAAAGCGCAAGACTCTGAGTCAAGGCGTAAAAGAAATGTAACGAAGATCATGTTTATTCATTATCATgcttataatagtaaaatcTAACTCTTGCTTGCGCGCTCATCGGAAAAGACAGTAACCTACCTACCTTGCCTTGTCTGTCTCAACTGTCTTATTTCTAAGTGCTTCTCTTTCTTATTCCTTTCTCTGTAAACCCTTGCATGAACTTATCCTAATCGCAGCACCTCGCTGATTTCTCATCTAAGCTGCGGCGTCCGATCTTATCTGGAAGATGCCTTTCTTGGACATGATTCACTTCATACATCCAACCGTGCTCATAACGCATCGCTTACCAGCTTATCCTGGTCCAAACTACGGGCCTTGACCCGCGAGGGACCAGGTTTCATCTTGTTCCACTCGCCATCTGCTGTCCAGGTGCCGGCCTTGGTATAATCTCCACTCTCACTTCCATCCATATATGCAAAGCGGAAGTACTCTGGTAGATCCAAAGTGCTGTTTCTGCTCCAGACAAAGCTACGCTCCGcatcaacatcgccaaagtATGTACGGAAACGCTCGACGTCGTTTACCAGGATACTGATCCCATCGTACAGCTGCCGTGGCGGCTCGTTCCATGTGAAAGTAATGTTTGACAATGTGTCTGTGCCATTGGCAAGGTGGATGACAGGCTCGTTGATTGCTGGTAATTTTGAGCCCTTTTGAGCATCACCTTGTAGAGCTTCAGAGGTTTGAAGCACAGGATCAAAGCCCCATCGAGCGATACCACTAATGAAGAGACCAACGAGAAGTCCCTGGTATAGAAGGGATGGTCTTGTCTGCATGCTCGTCCCAGGAAGAAGCAGGAGGGCAATAATGTAGTGGTGAATTCGCAGATTGAGGCTCGGAATGGTAAGGGAGATAAGGATGGCCGCGATAAGTAGTGCGTAGAGCTTGAGGTATTTGATCAGGCGTCCTTCTTGCCTGAAGAACCACACCTGCGAAGAGACAATGACGACAAGCACGATTATGATGATAGCAAGGGCTGCCCTGGCGCCTGGTTGCTGATTCAGATCGTGCTTGTTAAGGCGCGAAATGGGGATGAAGCTGAGGGTATAGTTCTCCATTCCACCAACCCAGCATCCGCCGAGCCACAAGATTGTCTTTTCGATCTGTGCTGTGAGGCCCTTGAGGGTGCGACGAACACCCATCTTGTCGTACATGACCCATGCACAAAACATGGCGGGGAGGAACTTTCCGATCAAATTGGAGAACAAAGCCGCAACTGTTCTAGATGGAGGCGGGTCAAGTGCCATACCAACAGTCCAGAAGATGGCCgtgaagatggtgaagaagaagaggggagCGGAATTGGTGAAGAGGGACAAAACTCCAGCAAAGACGGTTGAAACAGCCAACAAGTCCCATCGCGAATCGATCGCGGAACATTTGACATCTGGAACGAAGCGGAACGACAATGGGAAATAAGAGTCAAATCCCACACTTGAAATACCATGATGTTTAGACGCAGCATAATTCTCATTACGGCCAACCAGCTCCACAACACCACAACCGCCGTCTTGGTTCGAAACGACGCCAGCGTGGATAGCGGCAGCACAGACGAACGAATCTCCGCGGTACACAGGCTCAGCAGACCCATTGGTACCCGGCCCTCCTACGACCATGGGTGCATAGATAAGCTCTTGGTCCCCAACAGCTCTGGGGTTCAAAACATGGTAGCCTTCGCAATTGGCCCTGCACCTGAATGGAAAACCACTGCCATTGAAAGGGCGACAGTCGCTTCCATCCAAACCACACGAGTTCCCAGCGGTCCAGTATGAAACACCGCATCCAATGGTTTGTGGTGTGCCCCATCCTTCGATCTCGCTGGCCATGGTGTCGCGGCGTTTAACAAGAGCGAAAGTGACGAACCAGATGGATAGATAGCAGAAGACGAGCCAAAATCGGTGTTTGAGCTTGGGAATGATGCGCTCGACAAGGACGAGGGGGTATTCCTGGATAGCTGGGAAGAGTGGTTTAATGCGAAAAGGTTGAGGGTTCACAGGACCGCGAGACCATTTCGCAACCCATTTCGAAGCTCGTCGAATGGGATATGGGACCCAGTTCCATCTCTTCCATGTAGTCTCATCTTGGATAAACCGTGGGGTCGAAGGGCCGCTATCATCGACTTCGAGTGTCGTTCCGGTGTCGAGCGGCGCATCAGGATGGGCATTCTCGCGGTCGGTATCGCTGCCGCTGACGGGCACGACGCCGACGTCTATAGAATCGGTGCGAGCCATCAGAGGTTGTGattcttcgtcgtcttcatGGCTCACCATTTCCGGGAGCTCAATAAGAATTATACAGAAGAAAATATGAGGAATGGATTGCGTATACGAAAGCTAATGGCCTCTGGGCTTGGCTCGGCGGATTTGCCTGCTCCGGAAGACCCGGTGCCGAAGGATGCAGAGGAAATGTGGAGAATGGGGAGCGCTTATCGATGTTCGTGTTTCGTGAGGATCCTATCGTGTCGCACCTTGTTTTCGTTTCTGACGTGAGCGCGGGGAGATACGAGACTGATGATAGGCGATGTTGAGTCGATGATGGTTTAACaattgatgttgaggttTGAGGCGCGAAGTCTCTTTGTCCACTCAGTTACATCGTGTACCTCGATCGCTGAGACATGGGTGTCAGACGTAACCCTGGGGTATCGCTGTATCTATCCGCGAAAGTTTATGATAGTGATTGGTTGAGCATCAGCCCTGCGGCCCGGACGTACCTAGTTCCCGCGAGACGTGCGCTAAGAAGCAGGAACAATTACAGCGTGCGCCACTTTTGTTCACCCTCAGTAAGTTGTATCAACGCACGCGACCAGACTCTACACATAAAGGCCGTATACAAGTTCTTCAGTGACTGTCCGATGACCAAGGGCGTGTATGTTTGAGAAGTTTATAGTGGCTTATCTCTATCTTGGAGTGCCAGGGCCTCACATGCACAACAGTTCAGTTGTTTGCATCCATTGTTTGTTGAACACCCAGACAGCCCAGCAACCAGGCTCTCGGGAGTTTTCGAGTTCAACTGACAAGAAACTTACACAATTTCGTTTCACTTCGGTGTAACTTCTGTATCTTTACCCAGCTTCCTTAGGTCTTTGttgttattattattatgcTCAAAACAGGCATCGCAAGTCAAGAAATAACAAGTGAACAAACAGACGGATGGCATCGAGTCGTAATCTTGGAGATAGTCTAAACTGCAGGGATTCTGATGGTCATGCTCTCTCTCTTGTGTTCTCGTTGACTTTCTATAGGAGCAATGGTGGATACCTCAATACCTCAGTCGAACACACTCAAATCATCAAATCAGAGCAAAATGCAAAGTAACTTGCAGCTAAGTTTAGGATCGCTGGCTTTATGCTCCAATAAGTCTGCGCCCTAAATTGCCAGCCGATCTTTATAAAACCCGTCTTTTCCAGTGGTAGGTATTCATCCATATCATCTTCTGCCAAACGTGTGATTTTCCAGCCTCATTATATCAACCGTCGCTCACTTGAAGACATGATCACCACTCTCCAGCGACCACTCTCTCAAAGTCACGCCGTAATACATACTGCGGCTTCAGTATTCTCTAGATTGTCTCGGGTCCATATCCCAACACCCCTTGCACGTCTTCCACAGCGCCAATGGCGACCACCCACCTTTCACCTGCAGCATCAAGCCCGAGGACTACGGACGCTTTATCGGCCACGTCGAGCCACGCCACTCTTCCGTGATCTGTCAACGGACGAGAAACTTGACAAACTCATGGCGTCTGCAGCAAGATTTGAGCAGGAACTCAAAACGGTTGGAACTATCAAACAACGTCTTGCGACCATTGATAAAGGAAACCCCGTTATTGCCAGGCTTCGAAAGGAACTTGTCAAAAGCGCTGAGCGAGAAGATTTAGAGTCTTTGGCACAAAAGGCCAGCGAAGAACATAAGCATGAACTGAGGGAGGCTAGGTTGGATGGAGTCGGTAAGTAAACACAGCATTCTGTATTAATCCAATACTAAGAATCTACTAGCGAGTTGCGTGGGTTTCATCTTGCTCATGTTATTAATCCTCTCGTTGGTTGGAGTCGCAGTACCGTTCGTTTCCAAAGACGAGAAGGACCCCCCCCCAAGCCAGAATCAAAGAGCTTAGAGGAGAAAGTCACACCTCATTCTGGTTCTACAAGGATCTATTGTGGAAAGGCCAACAAAGCCGATCCGGAAACTTCTGAGCTAAGATTTACGTGTCCTCGCCGCCCACTTGAGCTCGATAATACACGAGTGCTGTGATATCTGGTTTCATCATGGAGCGCGCACTCGGGATCAACCTCATGGAGTGTCGCATATGGACCATGCCTTCACTCATGAGGTTTTAGGCCGGCACTGAAGATTCGCAACtcatttttttttcttgtttgtaGATTAGATACCCTCAAATCATTCTTTTGGTATAGTAGTAGCTTGGCCTAATAGTAGATTTTGATCACAAGATACGTCTGAGTAATCCCATGACTTCTTCACTTTTCGGGAGTATTCCCAAGTGAAGAAAGCCCAGAAAAAGTACCATCTATGGAATGAAACACTCTTGCTCCTTATACTTAGTAGATTGTATCATAGGGTTAAAAGTACCTATTGTTTTGACTTTGGTCGTGGTTGTTTTTCTTGGTGACTCTCAGAAAGCAAGAAAGCTTCTGAGAGGTGGCCAAGGTGCCAGAAAAGATTCATCTAAATATTcactaatatatattaaacttacctaaatctGTATTAGATTTACCTAGGTCGTTTTGAcactgatgatgaaagtAGAAGATTTCTTGCCTTCCCTATTGtacttcatcatcactccACCTCCCCATCTTTCCCAGATCGTCCATTAGGCGATGGGTTTTGTTCAATTTCTAATCGTATAAGAACTGAATCCCGGCATGTTATTACTTACTAATAATCTACTTAACTGTCCGTTTAATCATTATCTACCTATCTACTATTGGCGCTGATATATCTACCATCGCAACGGAGGAGTGACTTACATCGGTTTAACCTCGGAAGTAGAAGCACAGTGCATCAGTGCGCACTCATACTCCCCACATCTAACTAATCCTTGCTGCAAATACTCACAAACTCCTTGTACAGACATACAAGGCGATCACAAGTCAAGATGGCCCAACCTACATCAAAAGAATCAACACTAACAATGTTTGAACTACTAAAGCCTGCTGCCGCTGAAGCCGGTGTTGCTCGGCTTGGTCGTCTAGCATTCGCTGGTAATCGAAGGATTATGCAGACACCAAACTACATCGCTGTTGCATCTCGAGGAGTTGTTCCTCACTTGACTCCAGACAATGTCACCAAGCACACAACATTTGATGCCGCATATCTAGCAATCGAGGACTGTATGAAGATGAAATCTATTTTTGAGCGCTAGTCTAACTTTGAGAACAGTTCTCGAGAAATCACAACCTCCTGTTCTTCAGCTGCCCCACTGGCTATGGCTGGATATACTGCTTCGCTTGGTACCTACATCTCACCTGAAGGGATAAAATCACACCATAGCCCGAAGACCCACACTCATTTGTTCCCAGCTGTGACAACACCTGTTGGAAACGGTGCTCATCATGTCAGCATTTTTACCTCTACCGGTTTCCGCAATCTCACTATCCCCGAGTTTGCTAAGACTATTGAACTCACTCAACCAGATATCGCCATTCCTCCAGCTGACCTTTTCCACTCCAGCTCAACGCCAACATCAAAACGTCAAATTCGCATGGTTGAGAGAACCGAAGAATGGGTTGATGAATTCTTTCATCTCTCGGACCCTAAGGGTCGTCTAAAAGAGATGGGTGTTTCCATCTTTGCTCCTGTATTGCCTGTTGAGTACCCTATACAGTGGGACTACTTGCGGTATCTTGCAGAAGACGTTCGAGACTGCCTTTCTGGTCTTGCCGTTTATGATGTTAACCTTGTCCCCGAGTTGGTGAACTATCCCTCTCTTGGATCTCTGCCGCGGTTGTCATTTGGGCCATCTAAGAGCCCCCAGGACATTCTGCGACAGATCGCTCTCGGTATCGATATATGCACGGTACCTTTCGCCAACACCGCCTCCGATGCAGGCATCGCCCTATCGTTCACCTTCCCACCCCCCGAGTCCTCCGACATGCAGCCACTGGGTATCGATATGTGGTCAGAGGAGCATACAACATCCCTGCAGCCTCTAGTGAACGGTTGCCAATGCTACACTTGCACCAAGCATCACCGGGCATTCATCAAGCACCTACTGAATGCGAAGGAGATGTTGGGCTGGAACCTACTCCAAATTCACAATCATGCCATTCTCACTTCATTCTTCGAAGGCGTTCGAGCAGCTCTAAACGAGAGTGCTGAGAAGTTTGACGAGCTTCACAAGAAGTTCTTGACTGTTTACGAGCCCGAGGTCCCTGCTGGAACTGGAGTGAGACCCCGAGCCAGGGGTTACCACTTCAAGAGCATAGCTGGTCAGACTAAGATCAACGAGCCTAGTTGGCAAGCGTTTGATTCGGTCGATGCCAGTCCCCACCCCGAGGCCATCGCAGAACCTCTCGCAGCTGTCGATGGAACACTGCCCGTCGATGAGGTTGCACCGAGTTTGGAGAAGTGACGGAGCTAATGTAGAAAGCCGTTCCTGTCATGTCAGGTACGGTCGCTGCGAAGATGTTATTCCGACGATCTGGCTCGGCCCACCTTCGATGCATGTTGATCAAGAGACAGCTGTGATATGGCCAGGCAGACTGGTGTTTGATCACCATAATTCCACTTAACGCAGTTGTCGATCTTATTACAGCTATAGTTGGTCGCGGGACTTATAGAATAGAGCCTTACGCATATTTTGCTCGGCTGTTGGAACCGGAATAGACAGCAAAAAAGCCAATTCTTTCAGTTCACCCGATTTTTCCGTAAGCCAACACCACaaaagataagaagaagacgatCTGTTCACGTGCCGAGCGAGAGTCCGCTCAGGAGTCTATGAACATAGACCTGAAAGTTTATTGCCGAGCTCCGTAAAATTGCAGGTCCAACCACTCAATGTCGAATTTGGAGCACGTTTCGGTGAGCCATATGAGGCAGCTCCGAGCGGAATTACACAGCTGATCttatcttcatcaacagTCTAGAATGTGCGCATTTACTCTACCTGCCTATAAGAAGTAAGGCGATTAACTTACGGACTAATCAATACCCTATGTAGATGCTTTCATAAACTTTACCAACGGCATCCTAAATCTATGATGAAATTAACTGAGTTTAGGCTGAAATATCACTGATTCACCACAGTAGGCTCGTTACCTCAATATTCTGCAATTTTTCACCAGGCACGCAGAGTCCATGAACAAGAGAATCGGATAGAAAGGTCACCAGTGGTAAGAGTGTTACGCCACCTACGCCGAGAAATCCACCGGAGACTTGGTACGACGTCAAGTAGCAATTCGGCCGACAAGGCCCGATCGAGTTATGCTAAGAAACAAGCTTGTCTGCAAAGTGGAATAAGAAGGATGAAGCTTTAAGCTTGATTGAAGCTAGCCAAGGCCTGCTCTCATGGATCTGGGGATCTGTGGAACTGCGGGAGCAGGGGTATAGGAGCCAATTGAACCTCACAATTCGCCCACGAGCGGCATCTGAGCTTCTGGAGAGAGCCACAGCCGAGAATCCTTGTCGACTTTCTGCTCCGATCTCAGCTGCAACTGGTGCTCTCGGGTGAACTTGAACTGGGATATCATGAGCCGGGACGTGGCGTTCACGTTCGGTCAACGACTTGGGACAGGAAAAGACGAGCCAAGGATCGGGGATGGGGATCGGAGATACAACATGTCAACGCTCATCATGGCACCTGGGTTACATGAGGGATCATGATTTGACCTGTTTTGACTAGCACCAACGGCGTCCATCGCCCTCCCCGCTGCCAATCCAATGATTTGAATCCATGATGCTCCGTAAAAGAGAATTGACAAGCATAAGTACTAGTTGCAGGGTCCTTTTGCAAGGTACGGGCCTGGCACAACTTACACACGTGCTATAGTCCTCCATCATGAGGCGCCAATCCTTTCCGTGATGCAACACAACAGATGCACTTTTTTCATCCCAACACACTGGATCTGCCCGTACTCTCTCTCGCCGATCTAAACCTGTCTCGGATGTTTGTCCTGGCCGTTTCCTAAGCTTAATTGGCCAGATGCAATGCGACGTTAGGCCAAGATCAGTTCATCATAAGTCTCCTCAGCTTGTCCCACAGAGGAAGGCCAATTGTCTATCCGCGACATGGGATAGCTTCTCGGGGACGAATTTGTCTTCCGAGAGGCAGCTATCCACGTGGGATCGGCGCAGACGGTTATAAAGCATGATGCCCTCTCTGAAAGTTTAACTTATCGAGCTCCCCTCTCAAGCTGCCTCAGCTCGCGCCAACCACCAGCTTCCGCTTCTTATTCTTGGAAATTGGGTTCAGATTCACCAGAATGGTCAAAATAAATGCCATTGCCGCTCTTGCGGCCTCAATTGCTGCTGTGTCTGCCCAGACCTACCAGCGTCTCGGCACATGTCCCACTCTGGGCTGTGTTCTTCCCCCCGACCAGAGTGATTTCCTGCCCGGCCAGCTCTTCGATCTCCGTGTCGAAGTCCACGCTCCCGTGAACGGCTCCGAGGCTGCTCACAACGGAAAGCCCGATGAGAAGTTCACCGTGACCATCGCcaagaagggcgagaaggccaaggacTTTGCAAAGGCCTTTGGCGTCAGTGAGCCCAAGCTCGAGACATGGAAGTTCAAGTGGTACGAGGATCTGTTTGCCGAAGACGAGGACAAGCCCAGCATTGTCAACGTTGCTTCCAAGGTCTACCGCAAGATTGCCCTCTACGAGCCCGGCACGTACACCGTTACCCTGAACTATTACAACGGCGAGAAGACCACTGCCGAGTGGACTGTTCGCGAGCTTCAGCCTAAGCGAAAGGCCAAGAacgtcatcttcttcattggTGATGGCATGACCACCAACATGGTAAGTCGAATCACAATGTGAGAGGCTCGTGGAAGCTAACTAGTTTCATAGATCACTGCCGCTCGTCTCTTGGGACACAAGAGCATCAACGGAAAGTACCAGACTCTGATGAAGCTGGACGAGTTCCCCGTTCTCGGTCACCAGATGACCCATTCGATCGACAGCTACATTACCGACTCTGCCAACTCTGCCTCTGCTCTTTACACTGGCCACAAGAGCACTGTCAACGCCATGGGGTAAGTAAACTACCTCGCCACTTGAGATTAAAAGCTAATATGTCAGTGTCTATGCTGATTCCTCTCCCAACCCCTTCGATGACCCCAAGGTCGAGACCATTGTTGAGGTCTTCAAGCGTGTCTGGGTAAGCTTAACCCCAATTGAGTTCACTTCAAAATTCTAATGACAACAGGGCGGTGCTTGGGGTGCTGTTTCTACCGCTTTCCTTGCCGATGCTACCCCCATTGCTCTCAGTGGTCACACCCGTCTCCGAGGCCAGTATGGTCCTTTGATCGACCAGGCTCTCAACGGCATGACCAACTACAGCTGGACCCAGCACGGTGGCCCTGATGTTTTCTTCGGTGGCGGTGCTGAGAACTTCTTCGCTGGTAAGGGCTCTTACCAGGGCAAGGACTACTACAAGGAGTTCCAGAAGAAGGGCTACACCGTCTCTCTCAACAAGACCTCTCTCCTCAAGGCCGACAAGAGCAAGCgtgctcttggtgttttctgCCAGAGCAACCTCCCCGTCTGGCTCGACCGCAACGTCTACAAGGACAACCTCGAGGGCCGCGAGAACAACCCTACCGGCGGTAAGGGTGATGCTTCTGATCTCCCTGGTCTCAAGGACATGAccctcaaggccattgacGTTCTTGCTACCCGTGGCAAGGACAAGGGTTTCTTCCTCATGTCTGAGGCTGCCTCTATCGACAAGCAGATGCACGCTCTTGACTACGACCGTGCTCTCGGtgatcttctcgagcttGACGACACTGTTCGTGCTactgttgagaagctcaagaagctcaagatccttgatgagaccctcatcatcgtctctGCTGATCACGGCCACGGTTTCGAGTAAGTAATTTTATTCCAATAGCTTTCACATCAGATAACTAACAGTCACAGCGTTTACGGTTCCGCCGACACTGAGTACCTTGCCCAGCAGGAGGATGACCGTGACA
This genomic stretch from Fusarium oxysporum f. sp. lycopersici 4287 chromosome 5, whole genome shotgun sequence harbors:
- a CDS encoding queuine tRNA-ribosyltransferase (At least one base has a quality score < 10) — encoded protein: MAGYTASLGTYISPEGIKSHHSPKTHTHLFPAVTTPVGNGAHHVSIFTSTGFRNLTIPEFAKTIELTQPDIAIPPADLFHSSSTPTSKRQIRMVERTEEWVDEFFHLSDPKGRLKEMGVSIFAPVLPVEYPIQWDYLRYLAEDVRDCLSGLAVYDVNLVPELVNYPSLGSLPRLSFGPSKSPQDILRQIALGIDICTVPFANTASDAGIALSFTFPPPESSDMQPLGIDMWSEEHTTSLQPLVNGCQCYTCTKHHRAFIKHLLNAKEMLGWNLLQIHNHAILTSFFEGVRAALNESAEKFDELHKKFLTVYEPEVPAGTGVRPRARGYHFKSIAGQTKINEPSWQAFDSVDASPHPEAIAEPLAAVDGTLPVDEVAPSLEK